The Agrobacterium larrymoorei genome includes the window GAGGTGCATATGGACAAGACAGTCAAAACGGCGGCAGATGCGATTGCCGAGATAGGCGATGGCGCAACGGTCATGATCGGCGGTTTCGGAGGCTCTGGTGCACCCATCGAGCTCATTCACGCGCTGATCGACAAAGGCCCCAGAAACCTCACTGTTATCAACAATAATGCGGGCAATGGTCGTATCGGCATCGCGGCCATGATCGATGCCGGGATGGTTCGGAAAATGATCTGCTCTTTTCCCCGCTCATCCGATCCACGCGCGTTTACCGATAGATATCTCGCAGGCGAAATCGAACTTGAGCTGGTGCCGCAAGGTACGCTTGCCGAGCGCATCCGTGCAGGTGGTGCGGGCATCCCGGCCTTTTATACCCCCACCGCTTTCGGCACCGAGCTCGCGGAGGGAAAGCCCATCGCGCAATTCGATGGCCGATCCTACGTGCAGGAACGATGGCTGAAGGCGGATTTTGCCATCGTGAAAGCTCATCTTGGCGACGCGCACGGCAACCTGACCTACAACAAGGCGGGCCGCAATTTTAATCCGCTGATGTGCATGGCGGCGAAAACCACCATCGCGCAGGTCTCGCAGATCGTCCCGGTTGGCGGGATAGACCCTGAACAGGTGGTCACGCCCGGCATATTCGTGGATGCCGTTGTGGAGATATCAAACCCGCAGCAGGAAGAAGAATTGATCCGCGCAGGAGTGGCATACGCATGACCGTGGAAACCTCGCTCAACACCTTCGAAGACATCAAGCTCTCGAACGCACAGATCGCCTGGCGCGCCGCGCAGGACATTCAGGATGGCGCCTATGTCAATCTTGGCATCGGCTTTCCAGAAATGGTCGCACGGTACCAGCCGCCGGGTCGGGAAGCCATTTTTCACACGGAAAACGGTATTCTGAACTTCGGCGAAGCCCCTGCGGCGGGCGAAGAAGATTGGGACCTGATCAATGCTGGCAAGAAAGCCGTGACCCTGAAGCCGGGAGCCGCATTCTTCCACCATGCCGATAGCTTCGCCATGGTGCGTGGCGGCCATCTGGATGTGGCTATTCTTGGTGCCTATCAGGTTGCGCAGAATGGTGATCTGGCAAACTGGCGCGTGGGCTCCAAGGGCGTGCCAGCGGTTGGTGGCGCGATGGATCTGGTGCATGGAGCGAAACAGGTTTTCGTCATCACCGAACATGTCACCAAGAACGGTGAGCCGAAGCTGGTGGAGAAATGCACCTTCCCCTTGACGGGCGTCGGCTGCATCACGCGCATCTATACAAGCCACGCGGTTGTCGATGTGGTGAATGGGCAGTTTGTCCTGCGAGAAAAACTTCCGGGCATGAGCATCGACGACCTTCAATCCATGACGGGCGCCAAACTCCATCAGGACGGCCCGATTGCTGATCTCGTGGCTCCTGAACTTTGAGGAATGCTATGACCAACGTATACATTTGCGACTACATCCGCACGCCGATCGGTCGTTTTGGCGGCGCTCTATCCTCCGTTCGGGCCGATGACCTTGGGGCAATTCCGCTCAAGGCGCTCATGGAACATAACAGCGCCGTTGATTGGGAAGCGGTCGAGGACGTTATCTTCGGCTGCGCAAATCAGGCCGGTGAGGACAACAGAAATGTTGCCCGCATGTCGCTTTTGCTTGCCGGGCTTCCGGTCTCCGTCACCGGCACCACGTTCAATCGCCTGTGCGGCTCCGGCATGGATGCGGTAATCACCGCTGCGCGCGCCATCAAGGCTGGCGAAGCGGACCTTATGATTGCAGGGGGCGTGGAAAGCATGAGCCGCGCGCCATTCGTCATGCCGAAAGCGGAAACCGCCTTTTCCCGAAATGCTGAAATTTACGACACCACCATCGGCTGGCGCTTCGTGAACCCCAAGATGAAATCCCTTTACGGCGTGGATTCCATGCCGGAAACGGGTGACAATATTGCAATCGACTATAAGGTTTCGCGGGAAGATCAGGACGCATTTGCCGTGCGGAGCCAGGAAAAAGCCGCAGCAGCGCAGGCAAACGGACGGCTGGCAAAGGAGATCACGCCGGTCAGCATTTCGCAGAAAAAGGGCGATCCTGTTCTAGTCGAGAAAGACGAACATCCACGCGCAACCAGCCTGGAGGCTCTGGCCAAGCTAAAGCCGGTAAACCGCATGGAAGGCGCATCAGTCACCGCTGGCAATGCATCCGGCGTGAACGATGGTGCGGCAGCACTGATCATCGCGTCGGAAAAAGCCGTTGCGAAATACGGGTTGAAACCTCTGGCCCGCATTGTCGGCGGCGCGACGGCTGGCGTTCCGCCTCGAATTATGGGGATCGGCCCCGCCCCCGCTTCGCAAAAGCTGCTGGATCGTATCGGCTGGAAGCAGGAAGCGCTCGACGTCATCGAGCTCAATGAGGCTTTCGCATCTCAAGGGCTGGCAACGTTGCGCCAACTCGGCATCGCAGATGACGACCCTCGCGCCAACATCAATGGTGGTGCGATTGCGCTTGGCCATCCGCTCGGCATGTCCGGTGCGCGCATTGCCGGAACCGCAGCGCTTGAACTGTCGCTTTCCGGCAAGGCCAAAGCCTTGGCGACCATGTGCATCGGTGTCGGCCAGGGTATCGCCATCGCGCTCGAAAAAGCCTGACCCTCGGATATGTCGCGGCGTTCCAGGCGCCGCGACATATGTCACTGCATCAGCTTTGGGTTGCTCAATGCTTCGCGAACCACAGCGCTCATCGGAAGATTGAGATTGATGTTCAGGCCCGGTATCGGGCTTTCGAACCAGCGCCTGTAAATCTCTGGCATTTCCGGGCTCTTGTAGATTTCGGCCAATTCGTCATTCACGGCAGAAACGAATTCCGTGTCGTTGAGGCGCATCATGAAGCCGATGGGTTGAGCTTCCGTCACAAGTTCCTGTGACAGCGTGTAATCTTCCGGTTTGGCGGTCTGGGCAATCATCGTGCGCAGCAAGACTTCGTCCATGGCGAAGGCGGAAACGCGTCCATCCGATACCATATCGAAGGCGGCTTGCAGACTTTCCACCGGAACAACGGAGATATTCAGTTTCCTGGTGCGGTTGATTTCGTTGATATCGCTGACATTGACCGTTCCCAAAGCAACGCTCACCGAACGCCCTTTCAGGTCTTCGATCTTCTTCAGATCGTTCTTGCTCAGAGAAACATAGCGCGTGCCGCCATAGAAATGACTATAGGCGAAGCTCGCACTCTTGCGGCGCTCGACCGAATTCGTGCTGGCATTGCACTCGATATCCATCGAGCCATCATTCAGAAGCTGCACCCTGTTGCTGGGGGTGCGGGCTACGAATTCTATATCGATCTTCGGCAGTTTGAGCCTGCCTTTCAGCCGATCAACCATGCGTCGGCAGATATCGATGGAGTAGCCAATGACCTGCCCGTCCTCCGTACGGAAGGAAAAAGGCGCTGTCGTACCATAGCCGATCCTGATCTTGCCGGTCTGCGCTATCCGGTCCAATGTCGGAGTATTGAAAGTCTGTTCCGCAGCCTTGGCGGCAATAGACGTCATCGCCCAGACCATCACCAGGCTGCCGAGCAAAAGAACACGAGCCATCATTGCAGATACTCCTTCGGTTCTTCGAAGGCAGTTTCAAGCTCCGGTGAAAGTGGAAGATTGAAGTTGCGGCCATCCGGCGGAACGGGAGACATGAACCACTTCTGATAAATCGTCTTGATGTCGCCGCTGGTGAAGAGTTTCTTCAGCGCTTCGTTGACCAGTGTCTTGAACCTGTCATCACCCTTGAGCAGCATGATGCCATAGGGCTCCGGTGGCCCGAAGGCTTCGGACGAAATGGAGTAGTCATTTGGAGCAGCGGAAAACGCAACCTGCGCCGCCAGCAGAACGCCATCCATGACAAAGGCCGATGCGCGGTTGTTCTCCACCATGGCAAAGCCCTCCGAATTGAGCTTTGCCAGAAGAACGGAAATATTCAGCTTTTCTGCCCGATTGATATTCTGCAACTGCTCGATATTGATCGTGCCGGTGGTCGAGGCAACCGAGCGGCCAGCCAGATCCCTGATGCTGTTCAGATTGCTGGATTTCTTGGAAACATAACGCGTGGCCGTGATGAAGTGCGGATAGGTGAAAGCCACCTGTTCCCGGCGCTCCGCCGTATTGGTCGTCGCGCTGCATTCGAGATCGACCTTACCCGTCTTGACCAGAAGGAAGCGGGTTGCGGGCGTTGCCACGACATATTTCACATCGACTTTTTCGAGCTTCAGCGCATCCCGAACGTAATCGGCAATGTAACCGCAAATCTCCACGGAATAACCGCGCACCACGCCATCCGGCGTGACGTAAGAGAAAGGCGATTCATCCTCTCGATGACCTATCGTGATGGTCTTCGTCTGAGCGATTTTCTGCAATGTGGGGCTGGTGATCTCATCTGCCCGCGCAGGCGCGACCGACATTGTACCTGCGAGACCCAGGAATATGCCAAGAACATTCAGAAGCTTTGACGGCCGGAGCCGGAATTGCGCATGCTGCATTCTCAGTACTCCTAACGATGGAACCTTCTTTCAGGCACGGAACGATAGCGGCTTTCGATTTCAGTGACGGTCATCGGGCGGCCCAGATGGTAGCCTTGCAGAAGATCGCAGCCAGCGGCGCGCAGCAGGGAAAGCTGCTCCTGCGTTTCCACGCCTTCCGCGGTTGTCTTAAGGCCAAGGCCCTCGGCAATGTGAATGAGACCCTGGATGATCGCTCTGCTTTCGCTCTTGCTCATAACATCGGCCACGAAACTGCGGTCGATCTTGATCTTGCTGATCGGCAGGGTCATCAGATAGGTCAGGCTGGAATATCCCGTGCCGAAATCATCCAGCACGACGCTGACACCGAGCGCGTGGATATCTTCGAGACCGGTTGTAGCGCTCGGCCCAGTCAGAAGTACCGTCTCGGTCAGTTCGATCTCAAGTCTGGACGGCGGCAAACCGCTTTCTTCCAGCGCAGCCTGCACTTTGGCGGCTATGTCGCCCTGCTGCAACTGGACGGCGGAAACATTGACGGCGACTGCCGCTTCATTGGGAAGCCTTGCGGCATCGAGACAGGCGCGCTGCAAGACCCAATCCCCAATCGCGCAAATCTGCCCGGTCTTTTCAGCGACTGGAATGAATTCCGCCGGGGAAATCCAGCCTCGCACTGGATGCTTCCAACGAACCAGGGCTTCAAATGCAACTGGGTCGGAGCTCGAAAAGGAGAAGATCGGCTGGTAATGCAGCTCAAGCTCGTCATGCTGAAGCGCCTTATCCAACTCATGCTGGATTTCATTGTCGCGGTCGCGCGACATTTCCATGCCGTGTTCGAAGAAACGGAACCTGCCACGCCCTTCGGATTTGGCGCAATAAAGCGCGACATCGGCATCCTTGAGAAGTTCCGACACATCGTGCCCATGCGCAGGCGCAGTTACGATGCCGATACTCGTGCCGACGACGGCTTCCTTGCCGGACAGGATGAATGGGCGGGCAGCGGCTTCGATGACCGCTTTGCACAGTCGGCTTGCCTCCCGCACCGGGTCTTTCCGCACCATTTGCAGAATGGCGAATTCATCGCCACCGAGGCGCGCCACCATATCGTGCGGACCCATCAGCAGCGTCAGTCTCTCGGCAAAGGAAACGAGAAGTGCGTCGCCACTTGCATGGCCCAGACTGTCATTCACCGCTTTGAAGCGATCAAGATCCAGAAGCATGACGTTGAAGCGGCGACCATCGCTCAAATGCGCAATCTCGCCATCCAGCCGCTTGTTGAAGAAGGCACGGTTGGGCAGGCCGGTCAGCGGATCGTGATGGGCGAGATGCTCCATCTGCTTGGCGACATCGCGCACCTGCCGAAGATTTTCGCGTTCCACGACAGCTTCGCGCACCCTCTCGATGGCAACCGCGAAGCGACCGATCTCATCGTTGCGATCCTGAAACGGCGTTCTCGAAGTCGTGTCGTCATGGGCGATCTTGCTGAGCGCAGCGATAAGAGACGGCACGGGCGTAAAAACCTTACGCATCAACAGCGTCACGATAACGCTCGTCGCAAGAAGAATGGTGATAAGCAGTGCGAGTGAACTCTGAAGCAGTTTCGTCTGAGTGTCGAAAAGGTCTGCCGCTTCACCTATGGTGCTGACGATACCGCCTTGAAGCTGCCCCTGCTGGTTGACCACAGGCACGAAGGCTATGAAGTGCCTCGTATCGCCAATTTTGGCGAAGCCGACGTAAAAGCTGTCCGTTTCGGTGTCGTCGGGCAGTTTCATTATAATCTGCGAGCCCTCGCCAAAGGCATCTGCCGAACTGACGAAGGTTTCATGCGCAGGTGTTTTCTGGAAAAGCCAGACGTTATTCTTGGTCTGCGCTGCTGCAAGCCCCAGAACATCCCCCGGATTGAAGCCCGTATCCAAAATGGAGGCATCGTCGCCAAGCGGTCTTTCACTGACGATCTTGACGATCTGGCCGCTCTCATTGCTCTCGATGGCAATGAACGTGTAGATCGTGCGGATTGCGGAACTGGTGACCTGCGCGTTCAGCTCTGCCTCGCGCCGCCACTGGGCAAGCGAATCCCGCTCCACCATGACCCAGCCAACGGCAGCACCGACGATATAGGCCAGCACGATACTGGAAACGAGGAAAACCGTGATCTTCCAGAATAGCGAATGATACCAGACGATCTTCGTCCGGCCTCGCGGCATTTCTGCCCCTGCCTGATCAATGTTTTCAACTGTTGAGACCATCTGGCCCGCGCCTTCCCCTTTTATAGTGGGGAAAGCTACATTTTCAGGTTTTAATTTATGCTTTAATACTCATCCGCACCGATGATAATACAAAATCATTCCGGGAGATGGTAAACATACTATCAAGAATACTGCTGTCATTCGACAGAAGACCAGTATTCGTGCCTGCGTCCACTCCGCAAAGCAGCCATCACAAGCGCGCAAGAAATGCCCTGCATCGCTTGTTTCGACCTTTCATTTATGTATACATTGATCCCGGCATATATGTTCAGCCGAGCATCGCGAAGAGGAGACGCGAAGTTCGACAGAGGCTGAAATACGTGGCGAAAAATAAACGGGAGGATCAGCATGATAACCAGGCGAATTTTCGTTGCCGGCACCGCATTATCTGCATTGCCGTTCACCCTCATTCAAAAAGGGTCCGCGGAAGAAGCCGTAAAGATCGGCCTCATCTTGCCGATTACCGGGCCTTTCGCTTCGACAGGGCGGCAGGTTCAGGCAGGCGTTCGTGCATACATGGCGCTGAATGGCGACACGGTGGCAGGCAAGAAGATCGAACTCGTCGTGCGAGACGACGCAGGCACAGCCGACCAGACCCGCCGCATTGCTCAGGAACTTGTCGTCAATGACGGCGTGAAGATGCTAATGGGCTTTGGCCTCACCCCGCTTGCCATGGCCGTCGCGCCGGTTCTCAATCAGGCAAAAATCCCCGCTATCGTAACCTCTGCCACGACATCGGCAATCGTGAAACAATCGCCTTATTTTGCCAGAACGTCCATGGCTGGCCCCCAATCCGCCGTGCCGGTGGCCACCTGGGCATTCCAGAATGGCATCAAACGGGTCGTGACACTCGTTTCGGATTACGGCCCCGGCCACGACATCGAAAAAGGCTTTACGGATCAATATAAGAAAGAAGGCGGAGAGATCGTCGAGGCCGTTCGCGTTCCGCTGCAGAATCCTGATTTTGCGCCGTTCCTGCAACGCGTTCGCGATGCGAAGCCCGATGCCATATTCGTCTTCGTTCCTTCCGGCGTCGGGTCGCTGTTCATGAAGCAGTTCGTGGATCGCGGGCTCGCGGATGCGGGCATCAAGCTCATCGCCACCGGCGATGTGACGGATGACGACCTCCTGAACAATATCGGCGACCCGGCGGTTGGCGTCATTACCGGGCACTTCTATTCCGCTTCGCATGACAGCCCGGAAAACAAGGCATTCGTGGCGGAAGTCCGGAAAGCCAACAACAATATGCGCCCGAATTTCATGTGCGTCGGCGGCTATGATGCCATGCATCTGGCTTATGCCGCGCTTGAGAAAACACAGGGTGATACCGATGGTACGAAGCTGATCGAGGCGATGAAGGGCATGTCATGGACCAGCCCGCGCGGCCCCATCACCATCGATGCCGGTACGCGCGATATCGTTCAGGATATCTACATCCGTGAAGTGAAGAAGGTGGATGGCGAGCTCTACAATGTGGAATTTGCGAGCTATCCGAAAATCCGCGATCCGAACGCCGCACAGTAAGCAATGAACGCGCAGTGGGCCACGGCCTGCTGCGCTTAACCTTGCGAGTTCTTATGCTGACCATTCTGTTCGATGGCATTGCCTATGGCATGCTTCTTTTCATTCTTGCATGCGGCCTGTCGATCACTCTCGGCCTGATGAATTTCGTCAATCTCGCCCACGGCGCTTTCGCAATGGCGGGTGGCTACATCACCGTCATCATGATGAACTGCTACGGGCTTTCCTTCTATTTGTGCCTGCCTGCCGCATTTCTGATCTGCGCACTGATCGGTGCCCTTCTCGAGCGGACGCTCTATCGAAGGCTGTACCGATCGTCCCATCTCGATCAGGTGCTGTTTTCCATCGGGCTCGTCTTCATGTCGATTGCGGCAATCGATTACTTCATGGGCGGGCAGCAGCAGCTTATCAATCTTCCGGCAGAGTTGAGGGGGCGCTTCGATTTTCTTGGTATCGGGATTGGCCGATACAGGCTGTTCATCATCATTCTATGCGCAGTTCTCGCCATCATTCTTCAGTTCGCGCTAACAAAAACGCGCTTCGGCTCACAACTGCGCGCGGCAGTGGATGACGGGCGTGTGGCGCGTGGGCTTGGGGTCAATGTTTCCGTCATCTTCGCCCTGACCTTTGCGCTCGGCTCCGGTCTTGCCGGGCTAGGCGGCGCGCTGGGTGCGGATATGCTGGGGCTTGATCCCAGCTTTCCGCTCAAGTTCCTGATCTATTTTATGATCGTGGTCACCGTCGGCGGCACCTCGTCCATCACCGGCCCCTTCATCGCGGCACTTCTGCTGGGCATAGCCGATGTCGCGGGAAAATATTATGTGCCGCAGCTTGGCGCCTTCATCATTTATGCGGTTATGATCGCCGTGCTGATCCTCAGGCCACACGGCCTCTTCGGGCGTGAGGGTGGTCGATGAACAAGAACGAACAACCAAATTCCGTTACCGCACAAGGCCTTTTGAAACGCAACGAAGGCTGGCAGATATGGGAACTCGGCCTCTGGATCGCTGCCGTGGCTGCTATCTTCGTACTGCCATCGCATATGTTGATCCTAACCGAAATCGCTATTCTGGCGATCTTCGCGATCTCGCTCGATCTCATTCTCGGCTATGCGGGCATCGTCTCGCTGGGCCACACCGCATTCTTCGGTGTGGGTGCCTATGTCGCCGGAATATTGGCGCGGGACTATACCGGGGAGCCCGTGACAGGCCTGCTGGTTGCCGGAATTGTCAGCGGTATTTTCGGTTTTCTCTCCAGTTTTCTGGTCTTGAGAGGTTCCGACCTCACACGCCTGATGACCACCTTCGGCGTTGCCATGCTGCTCGCGGAAGTCGCCAATCAGGCAGCATGGCTGACCGGCGGCGCGGATGGCCTATCGGGTGTGATGATGTCGCCGATCCTTGGAATGTTCGAATTCGATCTATGGGGCCGCACCGGTTACATCTATGTGCTGATCGTCTTGATCGTTCTCGCCTTCATTGCAAGGCGCATCGTCAACTCTCCTTACGGGCTGTCGCTCAAAGCCATCAAACGCAACAGCCGTCGCGCTTCCATGCTCGGCATTTCACCGACGCGGCGGATCGTGGTGAACTATACGATTGCGGCGGTCTATGCCGGAATGGCTGGCGCGCTTCTGACGCAGACGACCAGCTTCGTTTCCCCGGATGTTCTGGCGTTTCATCGCTCAGCCGATGTGCTGCTGGTGCTTGTCATCGGAGGAACCGGATATCTCTATGGCGGCGTTTTCGGCGCCATCATCTTCACGCTGCTTCGAGATTGGCTCTCCGTCATCACGCCGCAATACTGGATGTTCTGGATAGGCCTGATCCTCATCGCCATCGTCATGATCGGGCGCGAGCGCATTGCCGGATGGAGACGATATCTTCCCGGCTCTCGCAAGCAGCAGAAAAGCCCGAAACTCGCCGTGGAGGAAGCGCCATGAGTTTCGCCCTCGAAACCCGCAATCTCGGCAAGCGCTTCGGCGGCTTTGTTGCCACCAACGACGTTTCCCTTCAGGTCAAACCCGGTGCCCGCCATGCGCTGATTGGCCCCAACGGCGCTGGAAAGACAACGCTGATCAATCTGCTGACCGGCGCATTGTCTATCGATAACGGCCAGATATTTCTCGAGGGAGAAGAAATCACCGGGATCGCAGCGCATAAACGCGTGGCAAAGGGGCTGGCCCGCACGTTCCAGATCAACCAGCTTTTCCAGGATTTCACGCCGCTCGATTCCATGATGCTTGCCATTGGAGAGCGGAAAGGTCACGGCAAGCTGATCTGGCGAGCCCTCTCGCGCGACCGGCAGGTGGCCGAAGAAGCGGCAGCGGTTCTGGAGCGTTTTCGCCTGGCAGATGTGATGGATCGGCCAACAAGCCTGCTGCCCTATGGCAAACAGCGCCTGCTCGAAATCGCTCTCGCCATTGCGCTCAAGCCGCGTGTTCTTCTTCTGGACGAACCGGCGGCGGGCGTGCCGGAAGAAGAACGCCATGAGGTTCTGTCAATCGTTCGCGCGTTGCCGGAAGATGTGACGGTGGTTCTGATCGAGCATGATATGGACCTCGTTTTCTCCTTCGCAGACCGCATCTCGGTTCTCGCCGCTGGCGCGATATTTGCGGAAGGGACCGTTGCTGAGATTTCCAAAGATCCGCGTGTCAAGGCGATCTATCTCGGGGAGGATGCCTGAATGACAGCCTTGTTGAAAATCGAACAGCTGGTAAGCGGCTATGGCGAGGCCCGTGTATTGGCGAGGGTCGATCTGGAACTGGAAGAGGGCCGATCCCTTGCGCTGCTCGGCAGAAACGGCGCCG containing:
- a CDS encoding amino acid ABC transporter substrate-binding protein, translated to MQHAQFRLRPSKLLNVLGIFLGLAGTMSVAPARADEITSPTLQKIAQTKTITIGHREDESPFSYVTPDGVVRGYSVEICGYIADYVRDALKLEKVDVKYVVATPATRFLLVKTGKVDLECSATTNTAERREQVAFTYPHFITATRYVSKKSSNLNSIRDLAGRSVASTTGTINIEQLQNINRAEKLNISVLLAKLNSEGFAMVENNRASAFVMDGVLLAAQVAFSAAPNDYSISSEAFGPPEPYGIMLLKGDDRFKTLVNEALKKLFTSGDIKTIYQKWFMSPVPPDGRNFNLPLSPELETAFEEPKEYLQ
- a CDS encoding CoA transferase subunit B, translated to MTVETSLNTFEDIKLSNAQIAWRAAQDIQDGAYVNLGIGFPEMVARYQPPGREAIFHTENGILNFGEAPAAGEEDWDLINAGKKAVTLKPGAAFFHHADSFAMVRGGHLDVAILGAYQVAQNGDLANWRVGSKGVPAVGGAMDLVHGAKQVFVITEHVTKNGEPKLVEKCTFPLTGVGCITRIYTSHAVVDVVNGQFVLREKLPGMSIDDLQSMTGAKLHQDGPIADLVAPEL
- a CDS encoding 3-oxoacid CoA-transferase subunit A, yielding MDKTVKTAADAIAEIGDGATVMIGGFGGSGAPIELIHALIDKGPRNLTVINNNAGNGRIGIAAMIDAGMVRKMICSFPRSSDPRAFTDRYLAGEIELELVPQGTLAERIRAGGAGIPAFYTPTAFGTELAEGKPIAQFDGRSYVQERWLKADFAIVKAHLGDAHGNLTYNKAGRNFNPLMCMAAKTTIAQVSQIVPVGGIDPEQVVTPGIFVDAVVEISNPQQEEELIRAGVAYA
- a CDS encoding ABC transporter ATP-binding protein: MSFALETRNLGKRFGGFVATNDVSLQVKPGARHALIGPNGAGKTTLINLLTGALSIDNGQIFLEGEEITGIAAHKRVAKGLARTFQINQLFQDFTPLDSMMLAIGERKGHGKLIWRALSRDRQVAEEAAAVLERFRLADVMDRPTSLLPYGKQRLLEIALAIALKPRVLLLDEPAAGVPEEERHEVLSIVRALPEDVTVVLIEHDMDLVFSFADRISVLAAGAIFAEGTVAEISKDPRVKAIYLGEDA
- a CDS encoding ABC transporter substrate-binding protein is translated as MITRRIFVAGTALSALPFTLIQKGSAEEAVKIGLILPITGPFASTGRQVQAGVRAYMALNGDTVAGKKIELVVRDDAGTADQTRRIAQELVVNDGVKMLMGFGLTPLAMAVAPVLNQAKIPAIVTSATTSAIVKQSPYFARTSMAGPQSAVPVATWAFQNGIKRVVTLVSDYGPGHDIEKGFTDQYKKEGGEIVEAVRVPLQNPDFAPFLQRVRDAKPDAIFVFVPSGVGSLFMKQFVDRGLADAGIKLIATGDVTDDDLLNNIGDPAVGVITGHFYSASHDSPENKAFVAEVRKANNNMRPNFMCVGGYDAMHLAYAALEKTQGDTDGTKLIEAMKGMSWTSPRGPITIDAGTRDIVQDIYIREVKKVDGELYNVEFASYPKIRDPNAAQ
- a CDS encoding amino acid ABC transporter substrate-binding protein — encoded protein: MMARVLLLGSLVMVWAMTSIAAKAAEQTFNTPTLDRIAQTGKIRIGYGTTAPFSFRTEDGQVIGYSIDICRRMVDRLKGRLKLPKIDIEFVARTPSNRVQLLNDGSMDIECNASTNSVERRKSASFAYSHFYGGTRYVSLSKNDLKKIEDLKGRSVSVALGTVNVSDINEINRTRKLNISVVPVESLQAAFDMVSDGRVSAFAMDEVLLRTMIAQTAKPEDYTLSQELVTEAQPIGFMMRLNDTEFVSAVNDELAEIYKSPEMPEIYRRWFESPIPGLNINLNLPMSAVVREALSNPKLMQ
- a CDS encoding branched-chain amino acid ABC transporter permease; its protein translation is MLTILFDGIAYGMLLFILACGLSITLGLMNFVNLAHGAFAMAGGYITVIMMNCYGLSFYLCLPAAFLICALIGALLERTLYRRLYRSSHLDQVLFSIGLVFMSIAAIDYFMGGQQQLINLPAELRGRFDFLGIGIGRYRLFIIILCAVLAIILQFALTKTRFGSQLRAAVDDGRVARGLGVNVSVIFALTFALGSGLAGLGGALGADMLGLDPSFPLKFLIYFMIVVTVGGTSSITGPFIAALLLGIADVAGKYYVPQLGAFIIYAVMIAVLILRPHGLFGREGGR
- a CDS encoding branched-chain amino acid ABC transporter permease, which codes for MNKNEQPNSVTAQGLLKRNEGWQIWELGLWIAAVAAIFVLPSHMLILTEIAILAIFAISLDLILGYAGIVSLGHTAFFGVGAYVAGILARDYTGEPVTGLLVAGIVSGIFGFLSSFLVLRGSDLTRLMTTFGVAMLLAEVANQAAWLTGGADGLSGVMMSPILGMFEFDLWGRTGYIYVLIVLIVLAFIARRIVNSPYGLSLKAIKRNSRRASMLGISPTRRIVVNYTIAAVYAGMAGALLTQTTSFVSPDVLAFHRSADVLLVLVIGGTGYLYGGVFGAIIFTLLRDWLSVITPQYWMFWIGLILIAIVMIGRERIAGWRRYLPGSRKQQKSPKLAVEEAP
- the pcaF gene encoding 3-oxoadipyl-CoA thiolase — encoded protein: MTNVYICDYIRTPIGRFGGALSSVRADDLGAIPLKALMEHNSAVDWEAVEDVIFGCANQAGEDNRNVARMSLLLAGLPVSVTGTTFNRLCGSGMDAVITAARAIKAGEADLMIAGGVESMSRAPFVMPKAETAFSRNAEIYDTTIGWRFVNPKMKSLYGVDSMPETGDNIAIDYKVSREDQDAFAVRSQEKAAAAQANGRLAKEITPVSISQKKGDPVLVEKDEHPRATSLEALAKLKPVNRMEGASVTAGNASGVNDGAAALIIASEKAVAKYGLKPLARIVGGATAGVPPRIMGIGPAPASQKLLDRIGWKQEALDVIELNEAFASQGLATLRQLGIADDDPRANINGGAIALGHPLGMSGARIAGTAALELSLSGKAKALATMCIGVGQGIAIALEKA
- a CDS encoding EAL domain-containing protein; translated protein: MVSTVENIDQAGAEMPRGRTKIVWYHSLFWKITVFLVSSIVLAYIVGAAVGWVMVERDSLAQWRREAELNAQVTSSAIRTIYTFIAIESNESGQIVKIVSERPLGDDASILDTGFNPGDVLGLAAAQTKNNVWLFQKTPAHETFVSSADAFGEGSQIIMKLPDDTETDSFYVGFAKIGDTRHFIAFVPVVNQQGQLQGGIVSTIGEAADLFDTQTKLLQSSLALLITILLATSVIVTLLMRKVFTPVPSLIAALSKIAHDDTTSRTPFQDRNDEIGRFAVAIERVREAVVERENLRQVRDVAKQMEHLAHHDPLTGLPNRAFFNKRLDGEIAHLSDGRRFNVMLLDLDRFKAVNDSLGHASGDALLVSFAERLTLLMGPHDMVARLGGDEFAILQMVRKDPVREASRLCKAVIEAAARPFILSGKEAVVGTSIGIVTAPAHGHDVSELLKDADVALYCAKSEGRGRFRFFEHGMEMSRDRDNEIQHELDKALQHDELELHYQPIFSFSSSDPVAFEALVRWKHPVRGWISPAEFIPVAEKTGQICAIGDWVLQRACLDAARLPNEAAVAVNVSAVQLQQGDIAAKVQAALEESGLPPSRLEIELTETVLLTGPSATTGLEDIHALGVSVVLDDFGTGYSSLTYLMTLPISKIKIDRSFVADVMSKSESRAIIQGLIHIAEGLGLKTTAEGVETQEQLSLLRAAGCDLLQGYHLGRPMTVTEIESRYRSVPERRFHR